A stretch of Fusarium fujikuroi IMI 58289 draft genome, chromosome FFUJ_chr10 DNA encodes these proteins:
- a CDS encoding probable NADPH2 dehydrogenase chain OYE2, translated as MTVTKTTTTISPNSRLFKPIQVGNVQLEHRMVMAPLTRYRNDDNHVAKPFVERYYSERGSAPGTLIISEATGVSMQDTGMRQGPAFVTDEQVAAWKKVIGGVHANKSRWSQQIWGQGRAADPEYQKERGFKYRSSSAVPIEEGAPAPEAMTEEEIQGFIKDFVATARRVIDAGGDMIEIHGAHGYLIDQFTSDSVNKRTDKWGGSVENRARLLLEIVKAVSAEIGSKRVALRLSPYASFQGAESSDIKEQYSYIVNEVKKIGPLAYLSLVEARGDPAKLLAPDTDSSLDAQTLDFILDIWDNNSPVIVAGNYSPASAAEALDGHYSKWDVLVAFGRHFIANPDFVWRVKHGVELTKYDRTTFYVRGSEIGYNDYPFSQEYIDAQRAWAVENLPMHPK; from the coding sequence ATGACAGTCACAAAGACAACCACCACAATCTCTCCCAACAGCAGGCTGTTCAAGCCAATCCAAGTCGGCAATGTCCAACTCGAGCACCGCATGGTCATGGCCCCTCTGACCCGTTACCGAAATGACGACAACCACGTTGCAAAGCCCTTTGTGGAGCGATACTACTCCGAGCGAGGTTCAGCGCCGGGCACCCTTATCATCTCTGAAGCCACTGGCGTCTCAATGCAAGACACTGGTATGCGCCAAGGTCCCGCCTTCGTCACAGATGAACAGGTCGCCGCTTGGAAGAAGGTCATTGGCGGCGTTCACGCAAACAAATCGCGCTGGTCGCAGCAAATTTGGGGACAAGGCCGAGCTGCCGATCCTGAGTACCAGAAGGAGCGCGGCTTCAAGTATCGCTCTTCTAGCGCTGTACCTATTGAGGAGGGTGCACCTGCGCCCGAGGCTATGACCGAGGAAGAGATCCAGGGATTCATCAAGGACTTCGTTGCTACTGCTCGACGTGTCATTGACGCTGGTGGTGATATGATTGAGATCCATGGTGCTCACGGATATTTGATTGACCAATTCACATCCGATTCCGTAAACAAGCGAACCGACAAGTGGGGTGGCTCTGTTGAGAACCGAGCGCGTCTTCTGCTCGAGATCGTTAAGGCTGTCTCAGCTGAGATTGGCTCCAAGCGCGTTGCTCTTCGCCTCTCACCATATGCTTCCTTCCAAGGAGCCGAGTCATCTGATATCAAGGAACAATACTCCTACATCGTCAACGAAGTCAAGAAGATTGGTCCTCTAGCATACCTCTCCCTTGTCGAAGCCCGCGGTGACCCCGCCAAGCTGCTAGCTCCCGACACCGACTCTTCACTTGACGCGCAAACTCTTgacttcatcctcgacatcTGGGACAACAACTCACCTGTAATTGTTGCTGGTAACTACAGCCCTGCGTCAGCGGCTGAGGCCCTCGATGGGCACTACAGCAAGTGGGATGTTCTCGTTGCTTTCGGACGCCATTTCATCGCGAACCCCGATTTTGTCTGGAGAGTCAagcatggtgttgagttgaCCAAGTACGACCGCACTACCTTTTACGTTCGGGGGTCAGAGATTGGATACAACGATTACCCTTTCTCTCAGGAATACATTGATGCACAGCGGGCTTGGGCTGTAGAGAACCTCCCAATGCACCCCAAATAA
- a CDS encoding related to TOB3 (member of AAA-ATPase family), whose translation MTPTVRSNTDVTEKSVSPSSAASGRPIDVHLSRQYLASPYVNDRGDNWDMGLGYDDSERETIPRSGMKRDLVIDLPKLRQLKDSDAVYPPSEPAIIWNAKVYQIRGEPRGDDIRLQRPDLTYVDDRPIEFSIGLPPTKAPAETDDDVLEPEAWTGPVITIETFVEAEIDQYKLLRLKRLPERVTSSCLDLLNPKHVSRRHLVVESPYLVEGLSELVQYYPSFHHILLDDSKRGELRIKEPFAVLFHHFDAIAAMANGSTRTTDYNTEGKSMGQQNHLTVLHAKYLMEFLEPIYTDSILTCQKHLSNSVPQVEFGMIWYLLKPGIDVYVQIEGSTHAAVVRSVRRTDVSVSKLWGAGSDGSWLVDLWRLESDGSRLRKGFFSVNISPYSGLRDVTRLQVCPVSIWDAHDGGERRERILRRAAIFFKALQRGNLLVDYKGPIQETAQYYTGKVVIDHRRGQAESNISPPLSLPVKEYSDRFREYDGILINNDRSFYTTQGTQNRPANQKSRPDNSNDAVVNQERLQVWLDDVPEHLSPKAFRAEAGDPVVQQLTEHQLLLLCPDVLAYGLRRKHWMLISLDYVQESVPSDESISNLIIAQDELKTIQALSNRQNSEIRHWTADFIEGKGSGQIILLHGISPQYEIILAMFSADNLVLGPPGVGKTYTVEAISEWLHRPLLALTVADIGTVETLVEGELMKWFDLAEAWNAVLLVDEADIFLERRQNRDLARNGLVSAFLRRMEYFKGLLFLTTNRVGQIDDAFISRVHVAIGYQALDEETRRKVWSGFFRKLVRERAGKVQIAPDAKKWVLETAGETNLNGRDIRNALQTAITLAEFESEEDPDYDTALVTVVTKAHFQKVLEMCNRFRSYVTSIRREDEMKRAQGRGDRNDYGNGFDSRMC comes from the exons ATGACACCAACTGTTAGGTCTAATACGGACGTCACGGAAAAGTCTGTCAGTCCGTCTTCAGCGGCCTCGGGCCGCCCAATTGACGTTCACCTCTCGCGACAATACCTTGCTTCCCCATACGTCAATGATCGTGGTGATAACTGGGACATGGGATTGGGATATGATGATTCTGAGAGAGAAACTATCCCTCGTAGTGGGATGAAAAGAGACCTTGTGATTGATCTGCCCAAGCTCCGACAGCTTAAGGACTCAGATGCAGTGTATCCACCTTCCGAGCCGGCCATTATTTGGAACGCCAAAGTCTACCAGATCCGAGGAGAACCCCGTGGTGATGACATCCGCTTACAGcgacctgacctgacctaCGTCGATGATCGGCCTATAGAGTTTTCTATTGGCCTTCCTCCTACGAAGGCACCAGCTGAGACAGACGATGATGTGCTAGAGCCCGAGGCGTGGACAGGACCCGTCATAACCATCGAAACCTTTGTCGAGGCAGAAATTGATCAGTATAAGCTATTGAGACTGAAGAGGCTCCCGGAAAGAGTGACttcgtcttgtcttgatcTACTGAATCCAAAGCATGTCTCCCGGCGACATCTGGTGGTAGAATCCCCATACCTTGTTGAAGGCCTTAGTGAACTCGTTCAATATTATCCGTCATTCCATCATATTTTATTGGATGACTCAAAAAGGGGAGAGCTGAGGATTAAAGAGCCTTTTGCCGTCCTATTCCACCATTTTGATGCCATTGCAGCCATGGCCAATGGAAGTACCAGGACAACGGACTACAATACCGAGGGCAAAAGTATGGGTCAACAGAATCACTTAACAGTACTCCATGCAAAGTATTTGATGGAGTTCCTCGAGCCAATCTACACTGACTCCATCTTGACCTGTCAAAAGCACCTTTCCAACTCCGTCCCGCAGGTTGAGTTTGGCATGATCTGGTATCTCCTCAAACCTGGGATAGATGTGTATGTACAAATTGAAGGATCAACTCATGCTGCAGTTGTGCGGAGCGTCAGGCGGACTGATGTCTCTGTGTCTAAGCTTTGGGGAGCTGGGAGTGACGGGTCGTGGCTGGTCGACCTATGGCGGCTTGAGAGTGATGGTTCCAGACTCAGAAAAGGTTTTTTCTCCGTAAATATATCCCCTTACTCTGGACTCCGAGATGTCACTAGACTTCAAGTGTGTCCGGTTTCAATTTGGGATGCGCATGACGGTGGCGAGCGACGTGAGAGAATTTTACGACGAGCTGCAATCTTCTTCAAGGCGCTTCAACGTGGCAATCTCCTAGTAGACTACAAGGGCCCGATTCAAGAAACCGCCCAATAT TACACAGGAAAGGTAGTTATCGACCATCGAAGAGGGCAAGCCGAATCCAACATCTCCCCGCCCCTTTCCCTCCCGGTCAAGGAGTATTCAGATCGGTTCAGGGAGTATGATGGAATTCTTATCAACAACGATAGGTCTTTCTACACCACACAAGGTACTCAGAACCGTCCCGCAAATCAAAAGTCCAGACCCGACAATAGCAACGACGCCGTGGTGAACCAGGAGCGATTGCAGGTATGGCTCGACGATGTACCCGAGCATCTTTCCCCGAAGGCTTTCCGAGCAGAGGCTGGTGATCCCGTTGTTCAGCAGCTCACCGagcatcaacttcttctgctATGCCCAGACGTTCTGGCGTATGGACTAAGGCGTAAACACTGGA TGCTGATCTCTCTCGATTACGTGCAAGAGTCCGTGCCATCGGATGAGAGTATCTCAAATCTGATTATTGCCCAGGATGAGTTGAAGACAATCCAGGCTCTCTCGAATCGCCAGAATAGTGAGATAAGGCACTGGACAGCGGATTTCATTGAGGGGAAGGGATCGGGGCAAATCATCCTGCTACATGGTATCTCTCCTCAGTATGAGATTATCTTGGCCATGTTTTCAGCTGATAATCTCGTTCTAGGTCCTCCTGGAGTCGGCAAAACTTACACTGTCG AGGCTATTTCTGAATGGCTACACCGGCCACTCCTTGCTCTCACAGTGGCTGATATCGGCACAGTCGAGACGCTCGTGGAAGGCGAGCTTATGAAGTGGTTTGATCTTGCGGAGGCCTGGAACGCAGTGCTTCTTGTCGATGAAGCCGATATCTTCCTCGAACGACGGCAAAATCGAGACCTCGCCAGAAACGGACTTGTATCAG CCTTCCTCCGACGAATGGAATACTTCAAAGGTCTTCTATTCCTGACCACGAACCGCGTCGGACAGATCGATGATGCTTTCATCTCACGAGTCCACGTCGCAATCGGATACCAGGCCCTCGACGAAGAGACCAGGCGAAAGGTCTGGAGCGGCTTTTTCCGTAAGCTGGTGCGCGAACGCGCTGGCAAGGTACAGATCGCACCAGACGCGAAGAAATGGGTTCTTGAGACCGCTGGCGAGACGAACCTCAACGGGAGAGACATTCGCAACGCATTACAGACAGCCATCACGCTGGCAGAGTTTGAAAGCGAAGAGGACCCGGACTATGATACTGCACTGGTGACAGTTGTCACTAAAGCCCATTTCCAGAAGGTTTTGGAGATGTGCAATCGTTTCCGCAGTTATGTGACGAGCATTCGGagggaggatgagatgaagcGTGCTCAAGGGCGTGGTGATCGGAATGACTACGGCAATGGGTTCGATAGCAGGATGTGCTGA
- a CDS encoding related to hard surface induced protein 3 (chip3) produces MGGQQPDLLPRSEHEDKPSSSAPASRFNRDKIRCLDGLRGIACLLVFNYHFFWPWTPAIMLGYGAFPPRAPEPYWGLQSLPIICLLHRGRAMVAIFFAISGYVICRHILRLIHERKLDTAYQKLASSVFRRVFRLYIPPTISMFLVAVLAQIGVFKSEFAIYKGPDSHYINATITHADLAEGNFCANGTAVRGATGIANYLGIETTAYLRNTTGYPEGNTTEWTDMLLCVNHTTRSYGPSQLYTLESEYEAQFPKNDTNSTKPVKDTTGMERLAALSYLDDEDDLDLTFGNATNATNPLNLTWVQMGGSWEEHPFIHPNLTYAMKNFTRSYAEWANPFNFGHYHTRYDPHTFTIPMEFRGSMVIYIFLLGTAAIKAKWRTRIGCFLSAYSLFIGRWDMATFLGGMLLSEHDVRRSSDMPPSATGAKGRGGDFQRTTKGTALRWAGIVLALYFLSYPDSGAEYTPGFAYLSTWVPKYYTPLSGWMFYEAMGAVLLVGCILRSPVLVRLLESRLPQYLGKVSFSLYLVHGPVLHSLGFWIMPRLFDSFGKTGGYAIGWVVLLAITFYLTDLWNKKIDGWSVTVGRRVEKMLSED; encoded by the coding sequence ATGGGCGGGCAACAGCCGGATCTGCTGCCTCGCTCCGAGCACGAAGATAAGCCCTCATCGTCAGCCCCAGCCTCGCGCTTCAACAGAGACAAGATCAGATGCCTCGACGGCTTGCGCGGAATCGCatgtcttcttgtcttcaatTATCATTTCTTCTGGCCATGGACGCCTGCCATCATGTTAGGTTATGGCGCGTTCCCTCCGCGTGCGCCTGAGCCGTATTGGGGATTGCAGTCGTTACCAATTATTTGCCTTTTGCATCGTGGACGTGCTATGGTTGCCATTTTCTTCGCCATCTCTGGTTATGTTATTTGCCGCCATATTCTCCGTTTGATCCATGAGCGCAAGCTTGATACTGCTTATCAGAAGCTTGCCTCATCTGTTTTCCGACGTGTCTTTCGCCTCTACATTCCTCCCACCATCAGCATGTTCCTTGTCGCTGTGCTAGCTCAAATCGGTGTCTTCAAGTCTGAGTTCGCCATTTACAAGGGTCCTGACTCTCATTACATCAATGCAACAATTACTCATGCCGATTTGGCTGAAGGTAACTTCTGTGCTAATGGCACCGCTGTGAGAGGAGCTACAGGTATCGCGAATTACTTGGGAATAGAAACAACCGCGTATCTCCGCAATACCACCGGATATCCTGAAGGAAACACCACAGAATGGACAGACATGCTCCTCTGTGTCAATCACACAACACGATCGTACGGACCGTCTCAGCTCTACACCTTGGAATCCGAGTACGAGGCTCAGTTCCCCAAGAACGACACCAACTCCACCAAGCCTGTCAAGGACACCACTGGTATGGAACGACTCGCAGCTCTCAGTTAcctcgatgacgaagacgacctGGATCTCACCTTCGGTAATGCCACCAACGCCACCAACCCACTGAACCTTACTTGGGTTCAGATGGGAGGCTCATGGGAAGAGCATCCCTTCATCCACCCGAACTTGACATACGCGATGAAGAACTTTACCAGATCCTACGCCGAGTGGGCCAACCCGTTCAACTTCGGTCACTACCATACACGCTATGATCCACATACCTTCACGATTCCGATGGAGTTCCGTGGCTCAATGGTCATCTACATTTTCCTCCTCGGCACAGCTGCCATCAAGGCGAAATGGCGCACAAGAATCGGCTGCTTCCTCTCTGCGTacagtctcttcatcggaCGATGGGACATGGCGACTTTCTTGGGCGGTATGTTGCTGTCAGAGCATGATGTTCGACGTTCATCAGATATGCCACCGTCGGCTACTGGCGCGAAGGGTCGCGGAGGAGATTTCCAACGGACGACAAAGGGAACGGCTCTGCGATGGGCTGGTATCGTCTTGGCGTTGTATTTCTTGTCGTATCCCGACTCTGGTGCCGAGTATACGCCGGGTTTCGCCTATCTTTCGACCTGGGTACCTAAGTACTACACACCGCTGTCTGGATGGATGTTCTACGAGGCAATGGGCGCGGTGCTCCTCGTTGGGTGCATCCTGCGAAGTCCGGTACTCGTTCGCTTGCTTGAAAGCCGCCTCCCTCAGTATCTCGGCAAGGTCAGCTTCTCACTGTATCTCGTTCACGGACCTGTGTTGCATAGCTTGGGCTTTTGGATTATGCCGAGACTGTTCGACAGCTTCGGAAAGACGGGCGGGTACGCGATTGGCTGGGTTGTTCTGCTGGCCATCACGTTTTACTTGACGGATCTGTggaacaagaagattgatGGCTGGAGTGTGACGGTTGGAAGAAGAGTGGAGAAGATGCTTTCAGAGGACTGA
- a CDS encoding related to 2,5-diketo-D-gluconic acid reductase, giving the protein MASQPSLLAATAKLNNGLIIPRIQLGLYMMSTKEATDAVRQGLLTGYRGFDCAQMYHNERQAGKAIDDFLASSENTAGLKREDIWYTSKLASCDESYDAVRRSVKKSVEASGLGYIDLFLLHSPYGGKTARLTSWKALEDAVDAGEIRAAGVSNFGSAHIEELMASNPRIPPVTNQIEVHPFNTQEGIRATCAKHNIAIEAYAPLARAERMDHPAIVNMAKKYSVTPAQIFVKWGLQHDFITLPKSTKQKRMIENASVDGFEISEADMKELDGLDEHLVTDWDPTDAP; this is encoded by the exons ATGGCGTCTCAGCCCTCACTTCTCGCTGCCACGGCCAAG CTCAACAATGGCCTCATCATCCCCCGCATCCAACTCGGCCTCTACATGATGTCCACCAAAGAAGCCACCGATGCAGTTCGCCAGGGCCTTCTCACCGGCTACCGCGGTTTCGACTGCGCGCAGATGTACCACAACGAGCGCCAAGCCGGTAAAGCCATCGACGACTTTCTCGCCAGTAGTGAGAACACGGCTGGTTTGAAGCGCGAGGATATTTGGTACACCTCCAAGCTCGCCAGCTGCGACGAGTCGTATGATGCTGTGCGACGATCTGTCAAGAAATCTGTTGAGGCTTCGGGATTGGGATACATTGACTTGTTCCTCCTTCATAGTCCATATGGTGGAAAGACAGCCAGACTTACGAGCTGGAAGGCGCTggaagatgctgttgatgcgGGTGAGATTCGTGCTGCTGGTGTGAGCAACTTTGGCTCCGCTCAT ATCGAGGAACTCATGGCTTCCAACCCTCGCATCCCTCCCGTGACCAACCAGATCGAAGTTCACCCTTTCAACACCCAAGAGGGAATCCGCGCCACCTGTGCCAAAcacaacatcgccatcgaGGCCTACGCTCCTCTCGCTCGTGCCGAGCGCATGGATCACCCTGCCATtgtcaacatggccaagaagTACTCCGTCACACCTGCTCAAATATTTGTCAA GTGGGGGCTTCAACATGACTTCATCACTCTCCCCAAGAGTACCAAGCAGAAGCGTATGATCGAGAACGCAAGTGTTGATGGGTTTGAGATCTCGGAGGCTGATATGAAGGAGCTGGATGGTTTGGATGAGCATTTGGTTACAGACTG GGACCCAACTGACGCGCCCTGA